The DNA region TGATACTGTCAGATCGCTCCATAGTCTCATGGTCTTGATCCCTTCATCGGGAATCGCAAAGGTATAATGACCCGCCTGTAACAGGACACAGGGAATTAACAGGCGAGGCACTGGAAACTGGAGGCGAAATGTTGTTCCCGCACCTGGCTGGGTGTGGAGGCTGACTTGTCCACCCAGACTGGCAACCTGGGCTGCAACAACATCCATGCCAATTCCCCGTCCAGAAATCTCGTTGACCTGATTCTGCGTACTGAAACCTGGTTGACAAATAACAGCCAGAAGTTCAGCAGGGGTTTGGGTGCTCGTCAGGGGTAATCCTAACGCTTCAGCCCTCGCTTGAACCGCTTGAGCATCGATGCCACGCCCATCATCCCGAATCTCAAGCTGGAATTGATGGCCCTGCCGTTGTAAGGACAATACAATTTGCCCCTGGGCGGCTTTACCCTGAGCAACCCGATCGCTGGCTGATTCCAGACCATGATCATAAGCATTCCGAATCAAGTGCAGTAAGACAGGCTCCAGGTTGCGAGCAATGCCCACATCCAGTTCCGTTTGCTCTCCCTGAACCAGCAGACGGGCAGGCTTGCCATAACGAATCGTCAGATCGCGCAGAATGGCTTTTGCCCGGAAGCCCAAATTTTGGAATGGCACCAGCCGACTGCCCTCGATCGTGGTTTGCAGTTTCAGCACACTATTGTCAACATCTTGCAGATACTCAGTGACCTGTTGGGAGAGTTTTCCGGTTTCTGCGCCAACTTCAGACAAGCGTAAGCTGATTTCTAGCAGGCGGTTAATGGCGGTATATCCCTGCCGATATCGTTCCGGGGTTGGGCCAGACTGGGCACTATTTCTCAATTCTTCTAACAGCGTATAGTCATCCTGGATCTGGCGCAGATGAGTAATGTACTGGATCCCTTCTTGAGCCAACGTTATCAACTGGGTGATCTGACTTTGCAACGCCTGATAAACCCCTTGCGTGGTTCGCAATCCAATTACCGTTTCGACAATGTGCTGGGCGGAGTGATCCAGTTTCTCTAACGGGACGGGAATTTGCACCGTTTCCGGCATTTCCAGCGATCGTTCAGTCAAGCGTACTAAGGAAGATGATGCATCGTCCTGGATTGGAGTGGGTTGCTGGAGCATGAATGGCTGGGGGAGTTTCGCATCTCCAGCCGCAGGCCGTTCTGCCTGTTCAACAGCAGGTTGTTCCGAAATTGGGGTCAGTGATTCAGCCGCGTCATCCACATCAGGCAGCGAACCTAACCATGCGGCAATATCACGAGCTTCAATATCACAGATTTCCAGATCACCCGTCTCAATATTACCCATCTCGATCGGCGCCGAAAGCTTTTCTAGCCAGTCGAGGTTGAGGGAAGAGGTCTGGCTGGTCGTTTGAGCCAAACTATTAGCGGCCCAAGAGCCTTCACCCAGAAAAGAATCCATAATCCCAAGAACCTCTGGATTTCCAGGTGGTTCTCCTCCCTGGCCATTATCCAGTTCATCGGCGAAGATAGGAAACTCAAAAGGGATAGGGTTACCCCCTTGTTTTGCACAGGTTTTCAGCGCTTGAAAGAGCGGTTTCCACTGCGATCGCCAGGCTGAGTTAGTGGGATGTGCCAACAAAATCTGGGCTTGCTCCAGCAGGGCTGTCCATCCCGGAGCCAGTTGCAACTCTGCACCAATCTGGGTCAGTTGCTCCAGGATGTTGCAGGCAATCTGAAGTGTACTGTCGGGGACTCTACCGTGTTCGGGTAACTGCTCCAGCGCAATTTCCAACTCCAGAACAACCAGATCCAGCCCCTGTTCCGCAAACTCTTGATGCAGTTGGCCGATTTCATCCCACTGGGGCAGGTATCGCGATCGGATGTCCTGATGTAATGCTTGAATTCGCTGGAGAATGGGATCGATGCCTCCCGGTTGGGCAGACTCCAGGGTGCCTGTCAGTAGCTCTCCAGCTTCCAGTAAGATCTGGCTTAAATGCCCATCGCTTAAGTCAGGAGCCTGTTCTAAATACCGTAGATCCGAAAGTACATCCTCTAATGCTGTGGCAACAGATAGTGCCGCTTCTGCGCCAACGGTAACGGCTCCACCTTTAATCGTGTGAATACAACGATAGAGTTCCTGAATGTCAGTTCGCCACGCCGATACCTGGAGATACTGAGCAATCTGGCTATATTTTTGGAGATAGGTTTGGGTATCGACGACAAATAAACTGCGCAGCTCTTGCTGGAATTGAGCATCGGCAAACGCGGCAAAGCTTTGAGTCGGATCAATTTCTGGAATTGACATAAATGAAAGCCAAAGATTCAGAGAACCTGCTGAACTGGATAGAGCGTCAGAGTTGGAATCGAACCGTGGTTAAATAGGATCAGGCACCGTCATCCGGTGGAGACTGAACTGTAGAGGCACCGTTTTGTATCGCGCGATCGGATCCAGACCTTTCTGCCGATAACTCTGATTTGCTCAGAGGGAAAGAATAATGTTCAGGGGATAGGTGAAAGAACTCAACATTTCGCAGCAAAGTCCGTGCTAATTGATCCATTTGTTGCGCTTGTTCTTTGGTGATATCGGCTTGACTCAAGGTTTCGCCAGAGATCGTAGAGATATTCCGAACTGATTGCAGGGTCGTTTGTGCCGCATTTGCAATCGTCTGGCTGGATTGTGCCACTTGCTGTCCCATTTTAGCGACCTGTCCACTCACAGATTGAATCGTGTTGAAGGCTTGTTGAGATTGCTCAACCCCTACCATGAAATGTTCTACCTGCTGAGTAATGCCCTCAACATCATAGTTAAGCCCCGATACCACCGTTTGCAATTGATCTGTGCGTTGCTGCAGGAGAGCCAGACTGTCACTGGTTTGAGTGGACA from Leptodesmis sichuanensis A121 includes:
- a CDS encoding response regulator, yielding MSIPEIDPTQSFAAFADAQFQQELRSLFVVDTQTYLQKYSQIAQYLQVSAWRTDIQELYRCIHTIKGGAVTVGAEAALSVATALEDVLSDLRYLEQAPDLSDGHLSQILLEAGELLTGTLESAQPGGIDPILQRIQALHQDIRSRYLPQWDEIGQLHQEFAEQGLDLVVLELEIALEQLPEHGRVPDSTLQIACNILEQLTQIGAELQLAPGWTALLEQAQILLAHPTNSAWRSQWKPLFQALKTCAKQGGNPIPFEFPIFADELDNGQGGEPPGNPEVLGIMDSFLGEGSWAANSLAQTTSQTSSLNLDWLEKLSAPIEMGNIETGDLEICDIEARDIAAWLGSLPDVDDAAESLTPISEQPAVEQAERPAAGDAKLPQPFMLQQPTPIQDDASSSLVRLTERSLEMPETVQIPVPLEKLDHSAQHIVETVIGLRTTQGVYQALQSQITQLITLAQEGIQYITHLRQIQDDYTLLEELRNSAQSGPTPERYRQGYTAINRLLEISLRLSEVGAETGKLSQQVTEYLQDVDNSVLKLQTTIEGSRLVPFQNLGFRAKAILRDLTIRYGKPARLLVQGEQTELDVGIARNLEPVLLHLIRNAYDHGLESASDRVAQGKAAQGQIVLSLQRQGHQFQLEIRDDGRGIDAQAVQARAEALGLPLTSTQTPAELLAVICQPGFSTQNQVNEISGRGIGMDVVAAQVASLGGQVSLHTQPGAGTTFRLQFPVPRLLIPCVLLQAGHYTFAIPDEGIKTMRLWSDLTVSPAEEENRAYSWRVHDDIASLPAIDLLEYWQQHSTQRPPSDTTVCLNIAGTDGQSDVWLLADELLEQTELIIHPLPSPLIAPVGLIGLSLQSDGSLVPVLQARELAEQILSAAVLPLDSPLSSASDGDRAAADDLTASILIVDDAALMRRRLEVSLNTYGYRTHTCADGLEAWNWLQVHPHPSLMITDIEMPNMDGFTLIDRCRQTGIPVPILVISSRLSEEWFDEAKRLGATDYLTKGFSTMELIKKVSTLIPSPVKYI